A single region of the Sorghum bicolor cultivar BTx623 chromosome 7, Sorghum_bicolor_NCBIv3, whole genome shotgun sequence genome encodes:
- the LOC110436764 gene encoding protein FAR1-RELATED SEQUENCE 1-like — MTPWAMEKQCRGIYTHEVFSKFQEQLIAARDHCIFQGTSECEDIRSFTISSLTGKDRVVHMNKSNMFGMCSCKFYESYGIPCRHIIQVLRVEKQNEIPSLYIMKRWKTRCKRELFFDEEGNLLDEKPKDPMEVAMRKKISESRNKFEDLIQMAKTSEQGMDFLYSSLSNLVEPLQQITPAMRIDKKEEYETFLGNKIPNEVDIHPPTDITSKGRSKRIKKGKEKNAGSGGQGKNNRKCRKCNQVANHDARNCPNNVVG, encoded by the exons ATGACACCATGGGCCATGGAGAAGCAATGTAGAGGGATATATACACATGAAGTTTTTAGTAAATTTCAGGAACAACTCATAGCTGCAAGAGACCATTGCATTTTTCAAGGTACTTCAGAGTGTGAAGATATAAGATCTTTCACCATCAGCAGCCTAACTGGAAAAGATCGAGTTGTTCATATGAACAAGTCAAACATGTTTGGTATGTGCTCGTGTAAATTTTATGAGTCATATGGTATCCCGTGTCGTCATATCATACAAGTGCTTCGAGTCGAGAAGCAAAATGAGATACCATCACTTTATATTATGAAGAGATGGAAGACAAGATGCAAAAG GGAACTATTCTTTGATGAGGAAGGGAACCTACTAGATGAAAAGCCTAAGGATCCTATGGAGGTGGCAATGCGAAAAAAGATTTCAGAATCACGCAACAAGTTTGAAGATCTTATTCAAATGGCCAAGACCTCAGAACAAGGGATGGATTTTTTATATTCTAGTTTATCCAACCTCGTAGAACCTCTCCAACAAATCACGCCTGCAATGAGAATTGATAAAAAGGAGGAGTATGAAACTTTTCTGGGTAATAAAATTCCAAATGAGGTCGATATACATCCACCAACTGATATCACATCAAAAGGGAGAAGCAAAAGAATTAAAAAGGGAAAGGAGAAGAACGCTGGAAGTGGAGGTCAGGGTAAAAATAACCGAAAATGTCGAAAATGTAACCAAGTTGCGAATCATGATGCGCGCAATTGTCCAAACAATGTTGTTGGCTGA